The Pyrenophora tritici-repentis strain M4 chromosome 9, whole genome shotgun sequence sequence TTCTGCCAAGGGTCCACTTAACAAGACGTTCCTTCTGTCCGTCCTCCGCGGCTCCTTCTCCACTTCCCAGATTCTATCGTTGACATCCCTTAACTCTGCATTTTCATCACCTCTCTGCCGTCGAACCCTAGCATCGTGCCTCCGATTCGCTATTCGCCATTGCAAGCGAACCAGTAGAACCGCACTAGTTAACCTCCACTACCTTCCAATCGCATGTCGCATCACAGTATAACCCTTCGATAATTCGACCACGGACCAACATAGATATAGAAAGGGATTAGTTCTGTGTTATGCAGTATTACAAATGTGTCGCCGCCGTTCCTGCCAGGCCGTGGCTGTTGGGCTGAATCAAACATCGCGATGCTCCTGCATTAGATCCCGCGGACTGGCCTGCTGACATAGGCAACGTGCCTTCTATACCATGGAGAATTTTCAACCCAAAGACTCGAAAGGGCGTACTACGGGCTCAATCCAGGATTCATGTGATTATTGCATCACCCGACAATACAGTCAGCAGAAGCACTTAGGTCATCATACTGAGCTTACCTACTGTGGCAACCCGTTCAAAGCTCTCAGCACGCGCACGACGATCCACAGCTCGTGCCACCCTCGCTCATCGCCACGATTTCTTCTGGTATCACAAACCTTTGGCTCCAGTTAGTTGTTGGCAGGAGATATTCAACATCTGCATTGCCAATCTATTGGCAACCTCCAGAGGCGAACGAACAAGCATCGCGTGTTACGAAAATAGAAAGTCGACGTGTGATTTTCTAGCTGAGGCCGCGAACATCAAGATCACAAGGAGGAGCGGTCAAGTACACCGTACATTAGTCCCGGGATAAAGCGAAGAGAAGGCAAACGACTCAGTCAACGACGCATATCATCCATTATACTTACGCGGTTACCGATGAAGACGAATTCGCAAACCTCCCTCATCGTTACTTCCTCACTACGTTATATCCCATTTCGACTCCGCTCATATTGTCTCTGGATCAGATACTGTCGAACCCAACAAACAAGATTGAATTGGCACCAATTATACATTGGAAGGTCGACGCACGATAGCAACCCTAGGAGCATCATGCCGCACCACATCACCAACTGCGTCTTCGCACGTACGAGCCTGACAACCTGCGATGTCTTTGTCATGGCCCTTCCCTATTTGGATCCGAGGGCAGCGCTTTCCCCAGAAGAATTCATTGTAGCCGCAAGTCCATGGTTCCTCGACGCAGAGACGGTTTGGTGGCGCAAGTTCCTCATGGGCGCAGGGTAGTCAATACGGCTCACCACAGAGATCAACTCTAAAGGTCACGCTTGCCCACATCGCATGACAACACCGAATATAGGCCATTGGGCGAAGCAATATTCACTACACATTTTCGCCATCATAATACAGCGAGGATGACCTCACATCGTTAATAGAAGTTTGTACAGTTACACTATCATGACGACAACGAGGCTGACGAATGACGAGGCACTTGGTGAAATTTGCGCCACATCCTTCCTCTCTACCAACTCGGGGGGGGTTCCTAGTACGGCGCCTTCAACACAGCATGCACATACGTCTTTGTGCAGTCTGTCGCATTCCCCATCCAGCTCAACACCTCCGCATCCAACACGCCCTCGCAAATCGTCCAACCCTCTCTTTGACCATCTACTGTTAATAAATATCCCGCGTCCAACTCGATATTGCCCGTTGGCTGAACCGACGCGAGAAACTGCAGCTCGCTACCGGCTGTGACACGCGTGCTGTTATACCGATACATTTGATTTCCGAACGGTGCCGCCGAAATCGTCGAAAGCGTGCCATCTGTGAGAGTGAAATTGGGAAGGGAACCATATCCCGGGCCTGTGAGGCGCAAGAGGAGAGCGGGTTGATGGAAGGGATCCTAGATAGGTTGTTAGCATGGTGAGATTGGTTAGAGGGAGTTGGATAAAACCTACGAAGAGGGATGTGGCGGATACAGCCTTAAGCTCTGAACTATTCTCCCCAATTTTCTCCTGCGAAGTAGTGACGAGAAGGAAGTTTGTGAGATCCATTGGTAGCGCCGCGGCGATGGTTGCGCCTGCGATGGCGACCGATATGATGGATGAGAAGCGCATGGTGTGGTTGGATAGTTATAAGTCTGTGATTATTCTGAATATATCTCTTATTTCTCTAATCCGCAGATATGTTCGTCGTAACGGTCGTAAAAGGCGTTTGTCGTAATTTCCAAAACAATCAAATACGTTTGCCACCACGCAGAACCCGCGAACCACCCTCCCTCATATATACCTTCCGCTGCACCGCCGCACTGTCCAAAAACACGCTCGGGGACGAACGAACCCAGCATGCAGGTGTTAGTGCCACCTCTGGTGGTTCCACAAGCAAAACACCGGGCGGACATCATAGGCCCATGGCAAAACGCGTTACCCTGtgtggtggtgatggtggttGGTCCCCCCACCTCCCCTGTGTCAGAAACTCCCGCCCGCACCCGCCCAATTGCTGGCACGCTGGCATGTGCTTGCCCTGTAGATCATATCTAGTGCCCCTGCGTTTATATGTGCTGGGCGATGGCTGATGATCTGCAGAGAGAGGTTGGGATAATTGGCTTAGTGATGCTTATTTCCGTGTAAGAAACGGTACGGTAGAGGGATGTTGATATTTGCTTGAGTAGTATTGAGTAGTATTGAGTCCTATTTCCTATTTGACTAAAGAAAAATATTCCCTCCTTGATCTCACGTTGTATTCAATCCATCTTTTTTTAGGTACAGTACTACAAGCGGACATATCCGAGACCATGGAAAGTTCCTTAGTCTGAAAGATGACGACGGAGCACAGAAGGTGCGGCATATGTGGGGGACGGTTAAGGTCGCGCGTTTCTGCTCCACTGTACGTGCATCATCGTCATTTTGGCATGCGTCGACGCCGTTTGGAGCCTAGTTTTGCCGGGTTAGGGGCGGGTTGGCGGGCTGAGGCTGGGGGGTGGCACATCCGGGGGCCTTTGCTGGCTGCAGAGAAGGGCGCAGGGACGTTGGGTTACGTGGTGCTGGATTGGGGTGTAGAAGAAGGAAAGAGTAAGGATTATACATCATCAGCGCTGTCAGGGCAAGTTTGTCTGTAATGATATTGGAAAGTTGCTTTGTAGGAAATACACGAGCAACATATCATAGAATTCAGGAAAGTAGAACGGTCTATTGGATTGTTTAGTACAAAACCCCAAAGATGGCTGAGTGTCGCATCGCTCAGTCCTGTCTCCTCCATAACTCGCCTGGGTATGCCGACCGCTAACGCCCAAATGAATGCCCATTTGTATGTCTTTATTGCTGAGTTTGTTCCATTACACGAGTCTGGTGCCGATATGCACGTGAAAGTCTCAAGTACTAGGAGTGTATAATCAGGCAGAAGATGATATGGCGCCGTCACCCAGCACCCTAGCAACCAGGATATATAGGAGAAAGATGCCGATGATAATCTTAAACCTGTTGCGAGCCAACCATCCCTGACCCGCATCTCGTGCTATTTGCGCTGCGTCGTGAACGACGGTCGCGCTCGTTCCGGGTCGTCGCCTCAGACCGGAAACGTCTGGCGAGCAAGCGGGTTGTGAAGGAGTGGGTTTGGGTCGCGGCAGGCCGGTCGCAGGATCGATATTCTTCTCCTTCATCCACTTTAGGTTCTCCTCGTCAACCTCGGGCCACTCGTGCCTGAACTTTGAACCGCCATCACCCGCCCTGATATTGCCTGCTTGTGATCCTCCGGTGTTTGCTGAACCAGAAGATTTTGTTCCGCCGCCAGTGCTGTTCCACCACCTCGTGCGCTGCGCGAATAGTTTCCGCTCGGCTTCCGACGCTCTCACACTGCCGGTTGTCATCTCCTCGCTAGTCATGAAACTCAGCAGACCATTCAAGATGGTGCTGACCTCCCATGCGGGGTTGAAACTCTTGGGGTGGAAATCGGAAATGCTTAGGCAGAGCCGGCTGCTTGGCTGGAAGCGGCCGGAAGGAGTGTGCATGCGGATAGCGGGCGGCGCAAAAGGGTAGTCAGGCGGGAAGAGAAGGGTGCCCCAGTACTGGCCGCCATCGTAAGGGGTGTCGGGCGGGCCCGTCAGGATGTAGTGCCATTCCAGGATGTTCTTGTCAGATGGATGTGCGGATATGTAGGGCGGAGGTGATTTCGTGATGGCGGCGTATTCTTTGGTGAGGCGCTTAGTTGCTGCGGGTGTCGCCATGATGAGCGGAAGTGGTATGTGTGAGGGTGAGTAGTGGTAAGAGACGTGTTAAGAACGGAAGTAGTTGGTCTTTGGCTATCCGGTACGTTGTATTGGTGGCGGGAaaagaagaagcgcaagtcGCTGCGGATTTCCCTTGTACAAGTCGTTTTCTGGTTAAATGGTTTGAAAGACAGGAAAGACAGAAAGTCAAATAGTGCAAAGTGATAAAGCGGGTAGGTGAGTGATTGCAGGTTTCAAACATGTATGGTTGAGAGTAAGCGGCACGTGCCTCGGACGCAGCGGCGGGCGGGCGATCCAGACATGTTCAAGGTTTCTGACGAGCGCCAAGGAAACAGCACAAAGACATCAACAGCCCAATGGCTTCGCCGAATGAAGACGATGTAAGCGGTCCAGGGCTTCTTAGTCATCTGCTGTTGCTAATTGACCACCAGGTCTTCGAAAGGCTCAAGAATAGAACGGACCTGGACGAGCAGAAGCGACAACAGGATGAGATTAATGCGCGGCTTCACGCTCAACACCAGAGGGCGCAGGAGAGGCTAGGGGAGCTGGTATGCATCACGAAAGAGAAGTAGGAGCGATATCTGAGACGTGTATAGGTTGAAGACAACACCTCCCTCCCGGTGACGATATCGTCAGTCCGCGTCCTCCACGCCAACCGCACAAGAAGAAGTTTCCTCGAGCGAGTCGTCAACCCTCTCCTAAGCGCGAACCGCACCGAGCCCTATACTCTGGAAGATGCATTGAAAGAGGTCGGCGAAGCAGCAGACAAGCTCAATCGCTTTGGTAGGACGGCACCCAATTGAAGTTTGTACATGTCTAATAGCAACTAGGCATCTTCAAGTCGCCAATATCAGTCTACCTCGACCGACCAAATCAAACCATTGCCTCGTCCTCTCCCACCGATGTCGACGTCTACATTTCGGCTGTTGAACGCGGCAACTACACTATCAAGACCGGGACGGAGGCTGGCGCTTCGGAAGCAGATGCCTACGTTCACGCCGAGTTGCGAAATCTCCTTGGTGGGGCAGAGACACTCAACGCACATGGCTCGCTTGGTACACGAACACGATCAGCCTACTCCCTCGCCTTTGACAGCCCAATTCTCAGCAACCCTGATCTCAAGTTTCAAGTCAACGGATTCGCAAGTTCGACACTGAAGAGCTGGGCAAGTCACGAAGAGGTACTGAAAGGAGGAAACTCCAAGATTTCATGGAGAATGAAGAATGGCGCTACGCATGAATTCGGTTACTCGGGCATCTGGCGCCAAGTCACGGGTCTGGCCGAAAATGCGTCGCCCGCTGTCCGCGCAGACGCAGGCGACTCCTTCAAGTCGAGCATTACGCATACTTGGATCAAGGACAAGCGCGACTACCCTCTCCTTCCCAACAGCGGCTACTTCATGAAGAGCGTGTCGGAAATTGCGGGTTGGGGTCCTCTGAAAGGTGACGTAGCGTTCTGGAAGTCAGAGGCGGAGTCGCAAGTTGCTCTCCCCTTTGGCAACACGGGCATCACGCTCACCGCTGGGCTGCGAGGTGGTCTACTCTACCCTTTGGCATTGGGCGGAGAGAATCAGGCCCAAGCATCTCGCATCAATGACCGCTTCCAGCTCGGTGGCCCGACCAACGTACGGGGTTTCCGCATCGCTGGTCTCGGCCCTCGTGATGGTCCAGATGCCCTAGGCGGTGATATCTACGCAGCTGGTGGTGCGTCGATCCTCCTTCCAATTCCCCGTGTCGGAAAAGAGACGCCGCTCCGTCTACAAGCCTTCATCAACGGCGGTCGACTCCTTGCATTGAAGAATCCAAACTCCAAGAAGGAAGATGGTTCGTTTGGCAGCTCAAGCGACGTGTCGAGTGCCATTCAAAAGTCCTTTTCCGCCATGACAGCAGAGTTGCCCAGCGCAGCAGCTGGTGTAGGTCTCGTGTATGCGCATCCAGCTGCGAGGTTTGAAGTCAACTTCTCGCTGCCTCTTGTCATGCGCGCAAAGGAGGAGGGCAGGAAGGGACTGAGCTTCGGTGTGGGAATTGAGTTCTTGTAGACCAGGACATGGTGTAAATGTGTATTTGTAGGCAGCATTAACTTAGAACCTTTTCACGAAGCAAAAACACTCTAGCATGACACAGTGAGACAACAAGATGTTGCACATGCAAATTTCGGTGAACTTTCTCAGTTTTCCCATGTTTGATATTTGCCGAGTACATGGGGTAATCATGGCGGCTTGGATAAAGCTTGTCAATACTGAGGTGGATAGCTTCGGCATTATAGGTCAGCATTGAGGGGGCAGCAATGAAGATCTATCGGATAATACAAAGTGCCTCAATCAAGATATACTGTAATGAATTATGAGTTTCTTCATTCATTGTGGCGTGTATGTGCTGTGTATCATAATAAAACTGTTCTTGGTGATAATGTGTTCGTTGCCAATCTACCATAAACAACAAAATGACGTCCCCACACACTTCTCGCAATCTAATATCCAGCCACCATCGCCACCGGCATCTGTCTTGCCACTCAACTTCCAACCAACTGCGGACCCTCGAATACATTGTTTGGATCAAGTGACTTCTTAATCTTGACGAGCCTGTCATAATTTTCGCCCCAGTACCTAGAGTGCGCCTCTGTGCGGCTCAAACCGGTGTCTGCATAATTGACGTACATGCCATATTTGCTTCCGTTACTCGCATCCTCAATGGCATTGACCCACCCATTCAGGAAGCTCATGTACTCAGGCTTATACGTAGCGTTATCCGGGAAAATCCGGTCATAAAATTGCATCTTGAAAATGGACTTGCGGTGTGAGTAGCTGGTCTCGTCCGGGCCGACCTGGGAAATGGACGCGCTCTTGCCGCCATGGAGGTCGATCAGGAGGTACCAACCTCTGGTAATTTTGCTGGCAGTCGTGAAGTAGTAGTCTGACATTGCCTTGATGGCGGCAGGGGAGAGGGCCTCGGGCATCAAAGACTTGGCGTAAAAGTTCTCGTGGGTGTCGTAGACTTCGGCTTGTTTGAGGGGCCCAAAGGCAAAGTGGGTGAGGGTGTCAATCCATCCCTTTACTGATACTTTGCCACTGCCAGCGGGAATGTCGAGTTTGGCGAGGAGGGGTGCCATGACCTTGTCGAATTCTGAGCGGTTTCCATGGTAGACTCCTGTCAGCTGCTTTGGCAGGAACATGCGCATGTCGAGCTCGGCAGGCTGATCGTTGATGGAAAAGTCTTGTAGCGCAGTTACATATTTTGCTAGCTGACTGGTGTTCTTCGGGGACAAGGAATAGTCGAAGATGACGTTGCTTTCAAGAGGAGTAAAGGTCTTGAATGTGAAGTCGACGACGATGCCAAAGGCTGCACCGGCACCGCGGAGAGCCCAGAAGAGGTCTTGGTTTGAATCGGCTGAGGCAGTCACAACAGTACTGTTGGCAAGCACGACCGTAGCAGAGACAACATTGTCCAAAGCAAGACCATGTTTGCGAGAGGAGAGTCCGTAACCGCCATGGAGTGTCAATCCGCTTACTCCTACActgtgttgttgttgttaGATTGGGTTCTTTTCTTGTAAAAGCCATGACTTACCCTGGGCATGTTCCGTGGCTGATGGCCTGTTTCCCTTGGTCGTACAGTGCCAGAGCAATGTTTCCTAGTCTTCCACCGGCCTGTACCACGGCTCTTTGGGCCTGTTGGTCAACTGTGACGCTGTTGAAACGTTGCATATCAACGATCAAGTGGGCATTTTCTCCTCCTAGGCCATGGGCGGCATAGCTATGGCCTCCGCATTTTGCGGTGACGGGGATCTTGTTTGCGACCCCACAGGCTACGGCATCTTGAATATGCTTGATAGTCTGTGGCACAGCATAGGAAGCCGGGGTGAACGAAAGGCGGAGATTGAAAGGCTTGATGGCCTGGGTGTAGTTTGCCGTGCCTGCTGCGTATACCGGAACTTGATGGGACTTGAGGCAATCATCCACGGCTGCTCTCCTGTCTAAAGTGGCCGAAGAGAGGGCAAAGAAAGCGGTGGCTGTATAGAGCCATTCAGAATAGATTTTCACCATATTGGAAGTTGGGTAGAAGCTTGGCTGCCCAGAAACACTTCCACCGGATGCATGCTTGAACTATATATGAAAGGCTTGTCATCGGGAGGCAGGGACACGGTTTGTTCGGAAACGGTCTCGGTCGAACAATCCAATGAACCATGATTAAACGGTATGAAAGGAGAAAGCAAATACCCCCGTGAGTCAACTTTGGTTAAAGCTTCGTAAAGATGAGATGTTTGGGTCTCGGATCCACCGGATCTGACACTGACATGGTAAGTGAAGCGTATACGAATCGATAAAAGCCATATTGGGACTGGTCAAGCTTCGGTGGCCTTGGCAAACACCGTGGCCGCCACTTTCCGCCAAATCGCTGGTTCGTCTCTTGGCGTACACCAAGTCGCGGGGAGATTAAGTAGTGGAGTTCGGCATGCATCCTCATATCAAACCTTGTTCATAACCCACAAGTATGCCTTACAGCTCTCCTCTTGGGCCTGTATGAGTTCTTCCTGTGTCCGCCTTGGGGCCGTACGGTGTTGGAATTGTGCGCGCCGGTAATCACGGTCATCGGTAGGCGAGTGCGCAAACCGTGGTACTCGTGCAGAGGCGTACCAATCGGACACGAAGCAAGCCAAGAACAATCCAACCCAACCAAAAAATGCCCGCTCTTAATGTATATGTCCATCTTGGTAGTTGCAGCTTCATTTACAGGCCCACATGCAGGACCAGAAGATCGGCAGTGACTAGGACAGGCGATGTGTTGACTTTTGTTTTGTCTATATGCTTTTTGATGGGAAACAGACTGTGCACGCGCTGATATTTTCGTAGTTGCGTTAGCAAGAGTGCGACGTCACAAACTAGGACGCGATATTACCAACCTTACCGAAGACTAAGAAACACCATGTTTGGACACGTGATGCGGACTTTCAGGGCCCAGAATAGAGAATTTCCCGTAAGCACGGATGCACCCGGCTTTTGCGTATTACCGTACCGGTACTTACTGCCGTACTGCCGTACAGATGCCGGCGTCTTTCGGGGTAAAGATTAACCGTTACCTACCGGTAGGTAACTATGGCGCAGCGGGTTTGGATGCCTTTGTGACGCAGGCAAAAGGTAGAAGGGACATATAGTCGGGATGCACACCCGAAATATAAGGCAATTGCAATTTCTCCATGTTGATGAACCTGGGGTAAACAACCGGTTGAAACAATGCACC is a genomic window containing:
- a CDS encoding Ubiquitin-protein ligase, with the protein product MATPAATKRLTKEYAAITKSPPPYISAHPSDKNILEWHYILTGPPDTPYDGGQYWGTLLFPPDYPFAPPAIRMHTPSGRFQPSSRLCLSISDFHPKSFNPAWEVSTILNGLLSFMTSEEMTTGSVRASEAERKLFAQRTRWWNSTGGGTKSSGSANTGGSQAGNIRAGDGGSKFRHEWPEVDEENLKWMKEKNIDPATGLPRPKPTPSQPACSPDVSGLRRRPGTSATVVHDAAQIARDAGQGWLARNRFKIIIGIFLLYILVARVLGDGAISSSA
- a CDS encoding Outer membrane protein-protective antigen OMA87 translates to MASPNEDDVFERLKNRTDLDEQKRQQDEINARLHAQHQRAQERLGELVEDNTSLPVTISSVRVLHANRTRRSFLERVVNPLLSANRTEPYTLEDALKEVGEAADKLNRFGIFKSPISVYLDRPNQTIASSSPTDVDVYISAVERGNYTIKTGTEAGASEADAYVHAELRNLLGGAETLNAHGSLGTRTRSAYSLAFDSPILSNPDLKFQVNGFASSTLKSWASHEEVLKGGNSKISWRMKNGATHEFGYSGIWRQVTGLAENASPAVRADAGDSFKSSITHTWIKDKRDYPLLPNSGYFMKSVSEIAGWGPLKGDVAFWKSEAESQVALPFGNTGITLTAGLRGGLLYPLALGGENQAQASRINDRFQLGGPTNVRGFRIAGLGPRDGPDALGGDIYAAGGASILLPIPRVGKETPLRLQAFINGGRLLALKNPNSKKEDGSFGSSSDVSSAIQKSFSAMTAELPSAAAGVGLVYAHPAARFEVNFSLPLVMRAKEEGRKGLSFGVGIEFL
- a CDS encoding GlcD, FAD-FMN-containing dehydrogenase; this encodes MVKIYSEWLYTATAFFALSSATLDRRAAVDDCLKSHQVPVYAAGTANYTQAIKPFNLRLSFTPASYAVPQTIKHIQDAVACGVANKIPVTAKCGGHSYAAHGLGGENAHLIVDMQRFNSVTVDQQAQRAVVQAGGRLGNIALALYDQGKQAISHGTCPGVGVSGLTLHGGYGLSSRKHGLALDNVVSATVVLANSTVVTASADSNQDLFWALRGAGAAFGIVVDFTFKTFTPLESNVIFDYSLSPKNTSQLAKYVTALQDFSINDQPAELDMRMFLPKQLTGVYHGNRSEFDKVMAPLLAKLDIPAGSGKVSVKGWIDTLTHFAFGPLKQAEVYDTHENFYAKSLMPEALSPAAIKAMSDYYFTTASKITRGWYLLIDLHGGKSASISQVGPDETSYSHRKSIFKMQFYDRIFPDNATYKPEYMSFLNGWVNAIEDASNGSKYGMYVNYADTGLSRTEAHSRYWGENYDRLVKIKKSLDPNNVFEGPQLVGS